The Candidatus Hydrogenedentota bacterium genomic interval CTGCTCAGGACCTGCCTGTGGCGGTTTCGGGACTACGCTTCGGGACACAAGCACCGCGACCTTATGGATATCGCCGGACGCATGCGGACGGTAGAGCTTTCCGTGAAAGGACTGCGTCTCATCAACAACGACCTTTCTGTGTGCGGTGAGAGCATTTCGCTCCTGCCGGAACAGGAGTATGACGCCACCCAAAGCAGCATCCAGGAGCGTTTTCGCGCCATCAACTGGATCCTCGCCGAAGACGGCGAGCGCTATGACGAAGCGGATGTTGACACCTGAAGGGCATGCACAGCGGAAAGCGACCAATGCTAGGCAAGGGCTGGCGGGATGTCCCCCTGCCGCCCGCATTGTGACACCGTCCAGACACCTCCCCGCCTGAATCCGTCAGACAAGGCTCCTGTAGAAATCCCGAATGGACGCGTCCAGGGGTTGGCTGGGCGTCCACCCCAGGGTCTGGCGGGCTTTCTCGATGCAGACCTCCCAGACGACCTCGTCGTCGGGATCGGGCATCCCGCTAAACAGGATTTCGGAACGGCTGTCGAGAACGGCGCAACAGCGTTCGGCGAGTTCCCGGTTGGACACGGGGACGCCGGACGCGATATTGAACAGGCCCCCGGCGCGGGCGGACAGGGCCCGGACCACGGCTTCGGCGATGTCGCGGACGTCCACGTAGTCCTGGCGGCGGGTGCCCCGTCCGTTGAGGGTCAGCGGGGCGCCCTGGGCGGCGGCGCAGACGAAGCGGGGAAAGAGGGTGTCGCGCCGGAGCCCCGGCCCCACGGGGGAGGTGATCCGGAAGACGGTGCCCGTCAGGCCGGAGTCCGCATCGAGGACCGCCGCCTCGCCGTCGTATTTGGACTGGGCATAGGCGGTGTCGGGGGCCACCGGGTGGGCCTCCGTGATGGGCCGCTCCAGGGGCCGGCGGAGCAGGCTCATGCTGGAGAGGAAGAGCATCTGCCTGACGCCGCACTCCCGCGCCAGGGCCACCAACCCGCGCGTGGCGGCGGTGTTCACGGCGGCGATTTCGTCGTCCGGCGCGGGGGGCAGGGCCGCCGCGCAGTGGACCACGGCGTCACATTCCGCAAGAACGGGCCGCAGCGTGTCCCCAATCGGCCCGCGCAGATCGGCGCGCACCGGCTGAACGTCGGGGGGAAATCCGGCCAATGGGGAGCGGGACGCGGCGAGGACCGCCATCCCGGCGGCGTGCAGGGCAAGGACCACGGCCCCGCCGACATGGCCGGACGCGCCCGTGACGAGCACCCTCACCGGGCGGGCCCGAAGGGTTCGGTGAACGCGCCGGGGCCGTCGTATCCGGCGGTGGTGCCGCGGCCGCGCACATAATCCAACGCCGCCGGGGGCACGTACAGTTCGTTCCAGTAGCGCAGGGCGACGCCCTCCGTCACGCGCGGCAGGGTCACGTCCTCGCCGAGCAGGTAATGGCGCAGGAAGGCGTCGGCCTCGTTGAAGCCGAAGGCGGCGCGCAGCGGCGTGGTGCCGGAGAAACGCGCGTTGATCTCGAAGCAGACCGGGCCCCGCTCCGTGAGGCGCAGCTGGATGTTGCAGGGGCCGACGGGCCGGAGGGCGGCGGTGATCGCCTCGGCGGCGCGGCGCACCGCCGGATGGTTGTCCACCCACGCGCGGTAGGTGGTGCCCGCCAGCAGCTCGCGCCGCATCACAATGGTCCCCGCAAGGGCGCCGTCCCGCTTGCAGAAGCAGCCGACGGTGTACTCCGCGTCGTCGGGGCGCAGGTACTCCTGGAGCAGGTAGCCCGGCTTGCGGCAGGCGTAGGCGAGGTCGTCGGCGTCATGCACCAGGAACAGCCCGCGCGCGCCGCCGCCCCGGCGCGGCTTGGCCACCAGGGGCCAGCCCGCCGTCCCGGCGAGCCGCCGGGCCGCCTCCGCGTCCTCCGAGGGCGCGTGGCGGGGCGCGTCGAACCCGTGCTCCGCCAGCCAGCGGCAGGTGAGCAGCTTGTCCTCGCCGGTCTCGTGGACCTCCGGCGTGTTCACGGGGCACAGGGCACCGGTCGCCGCCTCCACTTCGGCCCGGTGCGCCACGAGGAAATCAATGATGGGCTCGCAGCCGGACATGAGGACGCGCACCCCCGCGGCGCGGCAGACCCGCGCGAGTTCGGGGAGGAAGGCGGGGTCGGAGGCCCAGGGAACCACATGCCCCTCGTCCACGGCGTAGAGGCCGGCCTGGTCGGCGCTGACGTCCGTGCCCAGCACGCGCAGGGGAAGCGCCGACCGGCGCAGGGCCTTGAGGATGCCCTGGCTCACATTGCCGCCGACGGCCAGCACGGCCACGGGAATCCGGTCCGTGCCTGCGCTCATTCCTCCTCTCCGCGGATGATGAAGTAGGGCTTCTTCTGCGTCTCGGCGTAGATGCGGCCGACATACTCGCAGAGGGTGCCCAGGGAGAGGAGCTGGACGCCGCACAGCAGGAAGAACAGCGCGATGACGCTCTCGGTGCCGAACTGGTTCCCGTAGACGACGCGGAAATACAGCACGCGCACAAACATGAAGAAACCGCCCAGGGCCAGGAGGATGCCGAGCAGGCCGATCATGCGCAGGGGGCGCACGGAGATGTTGGTGATGAGGTCCACCGCCGTCCGCACGAGGTCCGCCAGCTCGTACTTGCTGCGGCCCGCCTTGCGCTCCGCGTGGCGCACGGGGATCTCGGCGATGTTCGTGGTGACCGCTGTCATGTCCACGGGCAGGTAGCGGCACCGGTGGTCGAAGGTGAGCATGTGCTCCACCACCTCGCGGCGGAAGCCCTTGAGCGGGCAGCCGTAGTCCGTGAGGGGCACGCCCGTCTCGTAG includes:
- a CDS encoding NAD(P)-dependent oxidoreductase, giving the protein MRVLVTGASGHVGGAVVLALHAAGMAVLAASRSPLAGFPPDVQPVRADLRGPIGDTLRPVLAECDAVVHCAAALPPAPDDEIAAVNTAATRGLVALARECGVRQMLFLSSMSLLRRPLERPITEAHPVAPDTAYAQSKYDGEAAVLDADSGLTGTVFRITSPVGPGLRRDTLFPRFVCAAAQGAPLTLNGRGTRRQDYVDVRDIAEAVVRALSARAGGLFNIASGVPVSNRELAERCCAVLDSRSEILFSGMPDPDDEVVWEVCIEKARQTLGWTPSQPLDASIRDFYRSLV
- a CDS encoding ATP-grasp domain-containing protein, with protein sequence MSAGTDRIPVAVLAVGGNVSQGILKALRRSALPLRVLGTDVSADQAGLYAVDEGHVVPWASDPAFLPELARVCRAAGVRVLMSGCEPIIDFLVAHRAEVEAATGALCPVNTPEVHETGEDKLLTCRWLAEHGFDAPRHAPSEDAEAARRLAGTAGWPLVAKPRRGGGARGLFLVHDADDLAYACRKPGYLLQEYLRPDDAEYTVGCFCKRDGALAGTIVMRRELLAGTTYRAWVDNHPAVRRAAEAITAALRPVGPCNIQLRLTERGPVCFEINARFSGTTPLRAAFGFNEADAFLRHYLLGEDVTLPRVTEGVALRYWNELYVPPAALDYVRGRGTTAGYDGPGAFTEPFGPAR
- a CDS encoding glycosyltransferase, which codes for MDTPVPEISVVVPVYNEEPSLRELHERLTAVMGGLGRPYELVFVNDGSRDGSLALLRELRRGDPRVRVASLMRNFGQSPALYAGFSLARGRFLVMLDADLQVYPEDIPLLVEQLEAGADCVSGRRTGRQDPFFRRLFSQALNRYIAYETGVPLTDYGCPLKGFRREVVEHMLTFDHRCRYLPVDMTAVTTNIAEIPVRHAERKAGRSKYELADLVRTAVDLITNISVRPLRMIGLLGILLALGGFFMFVRVLYFRVVYGNQFGTESVIALFFLLCGVQLLSLGTLCEYVGRIYAETQKKPYFIIRGEEE